The following is a genomic window from Chryseobacterium sp. StRB126.
GGGAAATGAAATATATGGAAAATCATTTCGATAAAAGACTTGATCCAAGATTGCTGGTAGAAGGTTCTAAATCTGTAATTTCACTTTCTTACAACTATTTTCCTGAAGAAAAGATCTCTGTTCTGGAGAACTTTAAAATCTCAAAATATGCCTACGCTGAAGACTACCATGAAGTCATCAAGGAAATTCTTCGTGAAATGGTTGCTGAATTACAAGAAGAAATAGGAGAGTTCGGATTCAGGGTTTTTGTAGATTCGGCACCAGTGATGGAGAGAAGCTGGGCCAGAAAATCAGGAATTGGATGGGTAGGAAAAAACGCAAATCTGATTACCAAGCAAAACGGATCTTTTTATTTCCTGGCTGAAATTATCTGCGATCTTGAGCTTATCGCCGATCATGAAACAACCGATCATTGCGGAACCTGTAGAAAATGTATTGATGCCTGTCCCACAGATGCTATTGTTTCTGAAAAAATTATTGATGGAAGCAAATGTATTTC
Proteins encoded in this region:
- the queG gene encoding tRNA epoxyqueuosine(34) reductase QueG, translated to MNAGAEKYSELIKSKAKSFGFQSCGISEADFLEEDAAHLEKWLKNNFNGEMKYMENHFDKRLDPRLLVEGSKSVISLSYNYFPEEKISVLENFKISKYAYAEDYHEVIKEILREMVAELQEEIGEFGFRVFVDSAPVMERSWARKSGIGWVGKNANLITKQNGSFYFLAEIICDLELIADHETTDHCGTCRKCIDACPTDAIVSEKIIDGSKCISYATIELKNEIPDHFKNKMEDWMFGCDICQDVCPWNRFSAPNKQSRFKPNEALKNFKKGEWKELTQEIFSDIFKKSPVKRTKFAGLKRNIEFLERSSD